The Marivivens sp. LCG002 genome includes a window with the following:
- a CDS encoding DUF3237 domain-containing protein has product MSTECPDVTTLGAASSPGAPRLRRLCSIRADIAAPTEFETTRGTGRALFPITGGEAIAETWRAKILPGGADFARRLADGTYEIEARYFLQLDDGTIVMVHNSGRMSPQPDGSYHGRTKAEFEAPFGPHQTLGDMVLFGTAFAPADDESAVYIELWHAVI; this is encoded by the coding sequence ATGAGCACTGAGTGCCCTGATGTCACGACCCTCGGCGCGGCCTCGTCTCCCGGAGCGCCGCGCCTGAGGCGTCTTTGCTCGATACGTGCGGATATTGCCGCGCCTACCGAATTCGAAACCACACGCGGGACTGGACGGGCGCTTTTCCCGATCACGGGAGGCGAGGCCATTGCCGAAACATGGCGGGCCAAGATCCTGCCCGGGGGTGCGGATTTCGCCCGAAGGCTTGCTGATGGCACCTATGAGATAGAAGCGCGCTATTTTCTGCAGCTTGACGATGGAACGATAGTCATGGTGCATAACTCAGGGCGAATGTCACCCCAGCCCGACGGAAGCTATCACGGGCGCACGAAAGCCGAATTCGAAGCTCCGTTCGGCCCTCACCAAACGTTGGGCGACATGGTCCTTTTCGGAACCGCGTTCGCTCCGGCCGATGATGAAAGCGCTGTCTATATCGAGCTTTGGCATGCTGTGATTTAG
- a CDS encoding amidohydrolase yields the protein MSASLIVTNASVLTMDPNSPRATAVAVKDDRIIAVGSDAEIIAFSGPVTRHLDGNGRTLLPGFIESHVHLFMGGYNETVIRADRVSGKTALTQAVRDYAAKHPHLTLLLGQGAGYGIIAPDHPLTRHILDEICPDRPLMIMAYDFHTAWANTAALEAAGLLHGRELPRGNEVVMGSDGLATGELHEKLAMLPVMDLRNVGGRESHGMSGIEPPVPPTDAERREDRETLKVGIRHAARHGITTMHNMDGNRYMLEILREIEAEGDLISRIRVPLHLTAEMDLSELDRASAMTRDFQGETLNCGFVKIFLDGVIASGTAAMLEPYSNREGHCGDMLFTRENFIAAAIEIDRRGMQIAIHAIGDAAVRLALDGYEAAAKTNGPRDRRHRIEHVEMLHPDDLRRFAELGVVASMQPPHAPIKEDETTQGIGPERARLAYAWRSIAETGATLAFSSDWPIVSICPLSGIQAAMTRKTWAASQADERIDLHDVLAAYTRNGAYVGYAENLTGMIRKGLKADLALLSGDIESTPFDQIGAMHVDLTVFDGRVTYEH from the coding sequence ATGAGCGCCAGCCTGATTGTCACCAATGCAAGCGTCTTGACGATGGACCCGAATTCGCCCCGCGCCACAGCGGTTGCGGTTAAAGATGATAGAATTATCGCAGTCGGTTCCGACGCAGAAATCATCGCATTTTCGGGCCCCGTGACGCGTCATCTCGATGGCAACGGTCGCACGCTCTTACCGGGGTTTATCGAATCCCACGTGCACCTGTTTATGGGCGGCTATAATGAAACAGTTATCCGCGCAGATCGTGTGAGTGGCAAAACGGCGCTGACCCAAGCCGTTCGGGATTACGCCGCCAAGCACCCGCATTTGACACTTCTTCTGGGCCAGGGGGCGGGATACGGAATAATTGCGCCGGACCATCCTCTCACGCGCCATATTCTCGATGAAATTTGCCCGGATCGCCCTTTGATGATCATGGCCTATGACTTTCATACCGCTTGGGCAAATACAGCGGCGCTCGAAGCGGCCGGTCTCCTACATGGCCGCGAACTTCCGCGCGGTAACGAGGTCGTCATGGGTTCTGACGGTCTTGCGACGGGTGAATTACACGAAAAGCTCGCCATGCTCCCCGTTATGGATCTACGCAATGTCGGCGGGCGGGAATCCCACGGCATGTCAGGTATCGAGCCACCCGTGCCCCCGACCGATGCCGAGCGGCGCGAGGATCGCGAAACGCTCAAAGTTGGAATACGGCACGCTGCGCGTCATGGCATTACGACGATGCATAATATGGACGGCAACCGCTACATGCTCGAAATTTTGCGCGAGATAGAGGCCGAGGGGGATCTTATTTCCCGCATCAGAGTGCCGCTTCACCTTACCGCTGAGATGGACTTGTCCGAGCTTGACCGAGCTTCGGCGATGACCCGAGATTTCCAAGGCGAAACGCTCAATTGCGGCTTTGTGAAAATCTTTCTTGATGGCGTTATCGCGAGTGGCACTGCGGCGATGCTCGAACCCTATTCGAACCGCGAGGGGCATTGTGGGGATATGCTCTTTACGCGCGAGAACTTTATCGCCGCAGCGATCGAGATCGACCGTCGCGGTATGCAAATCGCGATCCATGCGATCGGTGACGCTGCAGTGCGGCTTGCCCTTGACGGCTATGAAGCAGCGGCAAAGACCAATGGCCCAAGGGACAGGCGTCACCGCATCGAACATGTTGAAATGCTGCATCCCGACGATCTTCGTCGCTTTGCTGAACTTGGGGTCGTCGCGTCGATGCAACCGCCCCATGCCCCGATCAAAGAGGATGAAACAACACAAGGCATCGGCCCTGAGCGCGCGCGTCTCGCCTATGCATGGCGCAGCATTGCCGAGACCGGCGCGACATTGGCGTTTTCTTCAGACTGGCCGATTGTGTCGATCTGTCCACTCAGTGGGATTCAGGCAGCAATGACCCGAAAAACCTGGGCGGCAAGCCAAGCCGACGAGAGGATCGATCTGCATGATGTTCTAGCCGCCTATACCCGCAACGGGGCCTATGTCGGCTATGCAGAAAACCTCACTGGTATGATCCGCAAGGGTCTCAAGGCAGACCTTGCCCTTCTTTCCGGCGATATTGAAAGCACGCCTTTCGACCAGATCGGCGCGATGCATGTTGATCTAACAGTCTTTGACGGTCGGGTGACATATGAGCACTGA
- a CDS encoding TetR/AcrR family transcriptional regulator: protein MPKDAEPGLRDRKKARRREEIMAAAIELFETKGVDATTISDIAEACDVSAPTVFNYFGSKDGILVAIVEEGTQAKRDQGSRRPRLEGVPLSEIILDFLTEISQETLAIATRRIWRYAEASAIRRPQTELSTRFRSTTLLLIGAIEDRLRPYELVTRAGTSLDIGHFATLLHDLWMPCYLTLITDPEMTLADHEKMLAERVTPLLNLVFDETTLAAAYLRKQGELG from the coding sequence ATGCCCAAAGATGCAGAACCCGGGCTTCGGGATCGAAAAAAGGCGCGTCGCCGCGAGGAAATAATGGCAGCGGCAATCGAGCTCTTTGAGACCAAGGGCGTCGACGCGACGACGATTTCGGATATCGCCGAAGCCTGTGATGTTTCGGCGCCGACTGTGTTCAATTATTTTGGATCGAAGGATGGAATCCTGGTCGCCATCGTAGAAGAAGGCACACAGGCCAAACGGGACCAAGGCTCGCGACGTCCACGCCTTGAAGGTGTTCCACTGTCCGAGATTATTCTGGATTTTCTTACCGAGATTTCGCAGGAAACGCTCGCCATCGCGACGCGGCGCATCTGGCGATATGCAGAAGCTTCGGCCATCCGTCGGCCCCAAACCGAGCTTTCCACGCGTTTCCGGAGCACGACACTCCTTCTCATTGGTGCAATCGAAGACCGTCTTCGGCCTTATGAGCTTGTCACGCGCGCGGGCACATCGCTCGATATCGGGCACTTCGCCACGCTTCTCCATGACCTTTGGATGCCTTGCTATCTGACCTTGATTACGGACCCCGAAATGACTTTGGCGGACCACGAAAAGATGCTGGCCGAGCGTGTCACGCCTCTTTTGAATCTTGTTTTTGATGAAACCACACTCGCCGCAGCTTATTTGCGCAAACAAGGAGAGCTCGGATGA
- a CDS encoding ABC transporter ATP-binding protein, producing the protein MLEIKSLAKTFGFGSSAFDALRSIDIAIEEGEFFTLLGPSGCGKTTLLRIIAGFEHPTGGQLILDGSDIATTPPNRRPVNTVFQSYALFPHMTVAENVAFGLEARGENPSAIAPRVKEMLEIVQMSHLSDRKSNQLSGGQQQRVALARALAPRPRILLLDEPLSALDLKLRKQMQVELKRLQRELGLTFIFVTHDQDEALTMSDRIAVMEGGTLQQVADPRTLYDRPANRFVAEFIGDANFLDATLTDGTVTLSGGAKAAAPSGTTAKGQVTVMIRPEQIVIGAGPPEAIALEGIIETLVFSGTDTHVSIRLQDGARLGLRAQNTAHAGTELKEGQKLQVALPMTAIRILPKGQADVG; encoded by the coding sequence ATGCTTGAAATCAAATCGCTGGCGAAAACATTCGGTTTTGGATCGAGTGCGTTTGACGCGCTCCGCTCCATCGACATCGCGATTGAAGAAGGAGAGTTTTTCACACTTCTGGGCCCATCAGGGTGTGGGAAAACAACTTTGCTGAGGATCATCGCGGGCTTTGAGCACCCGACTGGCGGCCAATTGATTTTGGACGGTTCCGATATTGCGACAACCCCGCCGAACCGACGCCCGGTGAATACCGTGTTTCAAAGTTACGCGCTCTTTCCGCATATGACTGTCGCGGAAAACGTGGCCTTCGGCCTTGAGGCGCGCGGGGAAAACCCTTCGGCAATCGCGCCTCGGGTAAAGGAAATGCTCGAAATCGTGCAGATGTCGCATCTCAGCGACCGCAAGAGCAACCAACTGTCGGGAGGCCAGCAGCAACGCGTGGCCTTGGCACGTGCTCTTGCCCCACGACCGCGTATTCTGCTTTTGGACGAGCCACTTTCAGCGCTCGATCTGAAACTTCGCAAACAGATGCAGGTCGAACTGAAACGGCTCCAGCGAGAACTGGGACTGACTTTCATCTTTGTCACACATGATCAGGACGAAGCTTTGACCATGTCGGACCGTATTGCGGTGATGGAAGGGGGCACACTCCAACAAGTTGCCGATCCGCGGACCCTTTATGATCGACCAGCGAACCGTTTCGTCGCCGAATTCATCGGGGATGCCAATTTCCTTGACGCAACACTGACGGACGGAACTGTGACGCTCTCCGGTGGCGCAAAGGCGGCGGCTCCTTCTGGAACAACAGCAAAGGGTCAAGTCACCGTTATGATACGTCCCGAGCAGATCGTTATCGGAGCAGGGCCTCCTGAGGCGATCGCACTTGAAGGGATCATCGAGACATTGGTGTTCTCGGGCACCGATACCCATGTCAGCATTCGTTTGCAGGACGGGGCGCGACTTGGCCTGAGGGCGCAGAACACCGCACACGCGGGGACGGAGTTGAAAGAGGGACAAAAGCTTCAAGTCGCCCTTCCGATGACCGCGATACGCATCTTGCCGAAAGGCCAAGCAGATGTCGGGTAA
- a CDS encoding ABC transporter permease, whose amino-acid sequence MSGKLSSRDQALFKAETQRRWSLALPALAVIVLLSILPLFIMVAYSFMTAGQYGGVTSGFSLDGWIAVFFERDFFDDSLIPATAHLAILGRSVGLAFATTLLTALFGIPTAWFIATRHPSARAFWMFLITVPFWTNLLVRTIAIQEVIRADGTINRALMGLGLIDEPLQMMFTNGAVLLGMTYVFLPLMVLPVYSAIERFDFRLAEAAYDLYASRFHCLRKVVLPLMWPGIVAGSILVFIPALGAYVTPRLMGGGRAMMWGNLIDLQFGQGRNWPLGAALSITLTLVVLVALVWYARRDARGERADG is encoded by the coding sequence ATGTCGGGTAAACTTTCCTCAAGAGACCAAGCCCTTTTCAAGGCAGAAACGCAACGTCGCTGGTCCCTTGCTCTCCCCGCGCTCGCAGTGATCGTTCTTCTGTCGATACTGCCTCTTTTTATCATGGTCGCCTATTCCTTCATGACTGCAGGGCAATATGGCGGCGTAACCTCTGGCTTTTCACTGGATGGCTGGATTGCGGTTTTCTTTGAACGCGACTTTTTCGATGACAGTCTGATCCCTGCGACGGCACATCTTGCGATCCTCGGGCGGTCGGTGGGCTTGGCTTTTGCGACAACGCTCTTGACGGCACTATTCGGAATTCCGACGGCTTGGTTCATTGCCACCCGACATCCCTCGGCCAGAGCGTTCTGGATGTTCCTCATCACGGTGCCGTTCTGGACCAACCTCCTCGTCCGCACCATTGCGATACAAGAGGTGATCCGCGCAGATGGGACGATCAACCGGGCATTGATGGGACTTGGGCTGATCGATGAACCTTTGCAAATGATGTTCACCAACGGCGCGGTGCTCTTGGGGATGACCTATGTCTTCCTGCCGCTCATGGTTTTGCCTGTTTATTCCGCTATCGAGCGCTTCGATTTCAGATTGGCCGAGGCGGCCTATGATCTCTATGCATCCCGTTTCCACTGCCTGCGCAAGGTCGTTCTTCCACTCATGTGGCCGGGGATCGTTGCCGGGTCGATCCTCGTTTTTATTCCCGCCCTAGGCGCCTATGTCACGCCGCGCCTCATGGGCGGCGGCCGCGCGATGATGTGGGGTAACCTGATCGATCTTCAATTCGGTCAGGGCAGAAACTGGCCACTCGGAGCGGCCTTGTCGATCACTCTTACGCTTGTCGTTCTGGTCGCACTCGTTTGGTATGCGCGGCGCGATGCAAGGGGGGAACGAGCCGATGGCTAA
- a CDS encoding ABC transporter permease: MAKHRFEVSFFPGVTIIAMTTFLALYIPVLILVINAFNGGETASSWEGASLRWFTAAFENEAFRRAAYNSLLVASIAAILSTTFATMAAMAVTRGRPFKGQGGIFVIINQPLLVPEIVFAIALMIVLSQIKQATGYQGLGYIIAAHTTFCIPFAFLPIRARLSGMDLTLETAAMDLYASRFYTFRRVTLPLLAPGILAGFMLAFVVSLDNVVVSSLVKSPGQETLPTYLMSELRRNLTSEIYAISALLLFASISVVAASGLLTRTRN, translated from the coding sequence ATGGCTAAGCATCGTTTTGAAGTCTCTTTCTTTCCCGGCGTCACGATCATTGCGATGACCACCTTTCTTGCTCTCTATATCCCTGTCCTCATCCTTGTGATCAACGCGTTCAACGGCGGGGAAACTGCAAGCAGTTGGGAAGGCGCATCGCTGAGATGGTTCACTGCCGCCTTTGAAAATGAAGCGTTTCGCCGCGCTGCTTACAACTCGTTGCTCGTAGCCTCGATTGCGGCCATCCTCTCGACCACTTTTGCGACAATGGCAGCTATGGCTGTGACACGTGGACGCCCGTTCAAAGGGCAGGGCGGTATCTTTGTCATCATCAATCAACCGTTGCTAGTTCCCGAGATCGTCTTTGCCATTGCGCTGATGATTGTTCTTTCACAGATCAAGCAAGCCACAGGCTATCAGGGGCTTGGCTATATAATTGCGGCGCATACGACCTTTTGCATTCCATTCGCATTCTTGCCGATCCGGGCACGGCTTTCGGGAATGGATCTTACGTTGGAAACCGCGGCGATGGACCTCTATGCGAGCCGCTTTTACACCTTTCGGCGTGTGACACTGCCGCTATTGGCGCCCGGAATTCTTGCCGGCTTTATGTTGGCGTTCGTTGTGTCGCTCGACAACGTCGTGGTCAGCAGTCTTGTCAAATCACCAGGGCAGGAAACTCTGCCAACCTATTTGATGAGCGAGCTTCGCCGCAATCTCACATCGGAAATCTACGCAATTTCAGCCTTGTTGCTGTTTGCGAGCATCTCTGTCGTCGCGGCCTCTGGGCTCCTCACGCGCACTAGAAATTAA
- a CDS encoding extracellular solute-binding protein — MKLSPSRTALLAGLALLAQPAFAEGKLNIYNFGLYTPPELLEKFVETYDVEVSLTDFAANEEAIARIQAGGHGMDVVVVSGYFIPAYVEQGLLMEVNAPAMENFANVADEWKSIPTDPERKYTVPWVWGTTGVMVNTKVYDGDINTAAIFLEPPEELKGSINLVPSMNDTIDMTLRYIGAEPCTTDRESLSKARDLLLAAKENWASVDYPSFEKFINEDLNASIFWSGAAARVRGLNEGFAYGWPATGYMQWMDHVAVLSDASNAENAKLFMNFIMDPENAAMISNYTMYNNGIAGSEPFMDPALVSAPELAVPDELKSAAIEQTLCAPEAQDLYTRIWTELTR, encoded by the coding sequence ATGAAACTTTCCCCTTCTCGTACAGCTCTTCTTGCCGGGCTTGCGCTACTTGCACAGCCTGCATTCGCAGAAGGCAAATTGAACATTTACAACTTCGGGCTCTACACCCCTCCCGAGCTCTTGGAGAAATTCGTAGAGACCTATGATGTCGAAGTTTCTTTGACCGACTTCGCCGCGAACGAAGAAGCCATCGCGCGTATCCAAGCTGGCGGTCACGGCATGGACGTGGTTGTTGTAAGCGGCTACTTCATCCCCGCCTATGTGGAGCAAGGTCTTTTGATGGAGGTTAATGCTCCAGCGATGGAGAATTTTGCCAATGTTGCCGACGAATGGAAGTCGATCCCGACCGACCCCGAGCGCAAATATACTGTGCCTTGGGTTTGGGGAACGACAGGCGTCATGGTGAACACCAAGGTCTATGATGGCGACATCAATACGGCGGCTATTTTCCTCGAGCCGCCTGAAGAGCTCAAAGGCAGCATCAACCTTGTGCCTTCGATGAACGACACCATTGATATGACACTACGTTATATCGGGGCAGAACCCTGCACGACCGACCGCGAAAGTCTCAGCAAGGCACGTGATCTTTTGTTGGCCGCCAAAGAAAACTGGGCCTCCGTCGACTATCCTTCGTTCGAAAAATTCATCAACGAAGATCTGAATGCCTCTATCTTCTGGAGCGGCGCCGCCGCCCGTGTGCGTGGCCTGAACGAGGGTTTCGCCTATGGCTGGCCTGCAACGGGTTACATGCAGTGGATGGATCACGTCGCGGTTCTGTCAGACGCCTCCAATGCCGAAAATGCAAAGCTCTTCATGAATTTCATCATGGATCCAGAGAATGCGGCGATGATCTCGAACTATACGATGTACAATAACGGCATTGCAGGTTCCGAACCCTTTATGGACCCGGCTTTGGTGTCGGCGCCAGAACTTGCGGTTCCCGACGAACTCAAGTCGGCCGCAATCGAACAGACTCTTTGCGCTCCCGAAGCACAAGACCTTTACACACGGATCTGGACCGAGCTCACCCGATAA
- a CDS encoding sigma-54 dependent transcriptional regulator, producing the protein MTGTIYIVDDDLDHLSALADLVEAAGYEIRSFSAARDLLAEISPLPDMVVSDLRMPEMDGIALIRALREKSIGVPVVILTGHGDVVHAVEAIRAGAEDFLEKPYDSTHLLSVIRRTLEAEAAKREVARLQGVLCEREDVRLLGRSRAMRAFRARISELASVDLDVVILGETGTGKELAARAIHAESARSKGPFVALNCAALSETMAEVVLFGHGSGVFAHDASGREGKLEAANGGTLLLDEVESMPPSIQPKLLRVLQERAVERIGETTPRPLDIRVIATTKSPLRQVKDFRPDLYFRLAGTELAAPTLREAGEDIPLIFSHYAHLAARRYGRADPEIPWTIQQKLKRLAWTGNVRELKASAEAFALGLFDISGTTVARESPQSLADRVAEFEAREIAAALDAHHGNTLRASETLGIPRRTLNDKMRRYGLTSDSDLDGDD; encoded by the coding sequence ATGACGGGCACGATCTATATCGTTGACGACGACCTCGACCACCTTTCGGCTTTGGCCGATCTTGTCGAAGCGGCAGGATATGAGATCCGTTCGTTTTCCGCCGCGCGCGATCTTCTTGCAGAAATTTCGCCCCTGCCCGATATGGTGGTCAGCGACTTGCGTATGCCTGAAATGGACGGGATCGCGCTGATCCGCGCACTTCGCGAAAAATCAATCGGGGTTCCGGTCGTAATTTTGACCGGGCATGGCGATGTCGTTCATGCCGTCGAAGCCATTCGTGCGGGCGCCGAGGACTTTCTTGAAAAACCGTATGACTCGACCCACCTGCTCTCGGTGATCCGTCGCACACTCGAGGCCGAGGCAGCAAAGCGCGAAGTGGCACGTCTCCAAGGGGTCTTGTGCGAGCGAGAAGATGTTCGGCTCCTTGGACGTTCGCGCGCAATGCGGGCCTTTCGGGCACGGATTTCGGAACTGGCCTCCGTTGATCTCGACGTGGTTATCTTGGGAGAGACGGGAACAGGTAAAGAGCTTGCAGCCCGAGCAATCCACGCGGAGAGCGCGCGCTCCAAGGGTCCCTTTGTCGCGCTCAATTGCGCAGCGCTCTCTGAAACGATGGCCGAGGTGGTGCTCTTCGGGCATGGGTCGGGCGTATTTGCCCATGATGCAAGTGGGCGCGAAGGCAAACTCGAAGCCGCAAACGGTGGGACGCTCCTTTTGGACGAGGTCGAGTCGATGCCTCCCTCAATTCAGCCCAAACTGCTTCGGGTGCTTCAGGAACGGGCAGTGGAAAGGATTGGTGAAACCACGCCTCGTCCTCTCGACATCAGGGTGATTGCGACGACGAAATCTCCATTGAGGCAGGTCAAAGATTTTCGGCCCGATCTTTATTTCAGACTGGCGGGAACAGAGCTTGCGGCGCCGACTTTGCGCGAAGCTGGAGAAGACATCCCACTTATTTTCTCGCATTATGCGCATTTGGCTGCGCGCAGATATGGTCGAGCCGATCCTGAAATCCCTTGGACAATTCAGCAAAAACTCAAGCGCCTTGCATGGACAGGGAATGTGCGTGAATTGAAAGCAAGCGCCGAGGCTTTTGCATTGGGGCTTTTCGACATTTCGGGAACGACTGTCGCCCGCGAGAGCCCGCAGTCTCTTGCGGACCGCGTCGCCGAATTCGAGGCCCGTGAAATTGCTGCCGCATTGGACGCGCACCATGGGAACACGCTTCGCGCTTCGGAAACGCTCGGTATTCCGCGCCGCACCCTGAATGACAAGATGCGGCGCTATGGTCTTACGTCCGACAGTGATCTGGACGGGGATGACTAA
- a CDS encoding ATP-binding protein, with the protein MHCTRPFFAEVNMARALLFAFFAAALAWFVSYSTLLRAARAELDQTLLLTTRAVGAEIDRLRALPAVAAEDARVRQALAGTGSLDAANEYLEMIADHAGADELFLIDASGKTIAASNWKEPGSFVGQNYAFRPYFQDALAFGKGQLYAIGVTTGIPGYFLSSRVEFEGKEGVMVVKLDLRPLQQTWRVAKADVGLADEFGMVFLSARPEWQYRPLVPLSKDTLSFLLETRAYEGVDIAEVEPLFTRPPEGENAQGDTWIARLGPVAATRGQVFAARPMQGLYLIAFGWAALAAMAGLAVAASLKSLEQRRQIIAMRLSQSEKLEAMVVARTAELAREVEARKQAETDLRTAQEVMIHTEKMAAMGRMSAAIVHEISQPLAAMEASLSAAEIGLGKDDRKTSGRIVKARDMIRRMQRTTKHLKSFARKDTVELSLIDLRTPLRSAIELVLPRARAVGVKPLLELPTEAVYVMAGNVRIEQVVTNLLLNALDALETTPDPKIRINLEKIGPKAVFTVTDNGTGIKDADLPRVADPFFSTKQTGEGLGLGLSICRVILADFSGELDIHSIEQSGTQVTVTLPLATQENETA; encoded by the coding sequence GTGCATTGCACGCGTCCCTTCTTTGCCGAGGTGAACATGGCGCGCGCGCTTCTCTTTGCCTTTTTTGCGGCTGCTCTGGCTTGGTTCGTTTCCTATTCCACGCTGCTCCGAGCAGCGCGTGCCGAACTTGACCAGACCCTTCTTCTGACGACCCGTGCGGTCGGCGCGGAAATCGACCGATTGCGCGCCCTCCCCGCCGTTGCAGCAGAAGACGCCCGCGTCCGTCAGGCATTGGCAGGCACAGGCTCGCTTGATGCCGCAAATGAATATCTTGAAATGATCGCGGATCATGCGGGAGCCGATGAGCTTTTCCTGATCGACGCCTCTGGCAAAACCATTGCGGCATCGAACTGGAAGGAACCGGGGAGCTTTGTTGGACAAAACTACGCTTTCCGCCCCTACTTCCAAGATGCGCTCGCCTTTGGCAAAGGCCAGCTTTACGCCATCGGCGTGACGACGGGTATTCCGGGTTACTTTTTGTCCTCTCGGGTCGAGTTCGAAGGCAAAGAGGGCGTTATGGTGGTCAAACTCGATTTGCGTCCGCTCCAACAAACCTGGCGGGTTGCCAAAGCCGATGTCGGATTGGCCGATGAATTCGGGATGGTGTTTTTGTCTGCACGCCCCGAATGGCAGTATCGCCCTCTGGTTCCCCTCTCCAAGGATACCTTGTCCTTCTTGCTCGAGACACGCGCCTATGAGGGTGTGGACATCGCCGAAGTCGAGCCGCTTTTCACCCGCCCACCCGAGGGTGAAAATGCGCAAGGTGACACATGGATCGCGCGCCTTGGACCAGTTGCCGCAACGCGTGGACAGGTCTTTGCCGCCCGTCCTATGCAAGGGCTTTACCTTATCGCATTTGGTTGGGCCGCGCTCGCGGCCATGGCAGGTCTTGCGGTCGCGGCTTCACTCAAAAGCCTTGAGCAGCGCCGCCAGATTATTGCGATGCGTCTGTCTCAGTCTGAAAAACTCGAAGCGATGGTGGTCGCCCGCACAGCAGAACTTGCCAGAGAGGTCGAGGCGCGAAAGCAGGCAGAGACCGATCTTCGGACCGCTCAAGAGGTTATGATCCATACTGAAAAGATGGCTGCGATGGGCCGCATGTCCGCTGCAATCGTGCATGAGATAAGCCAGCCTCTGGCCGCAATGGAGGCTTCGTTGTCCGCCGCCGAGATTGGCCTTGGCAAGGATGATCGGAAAACCAGCGGGCGCATCGTCAAGGCGCGCGATATGATCCGCCGCATGCAAAGAACGACGAAACATCTCAAGAGTTTTGCGCGCAAGGACACGGTCGAGCTGAGCCTGATCGACCTGCGCACACCCCTGAGGTCCGCGATTGAACTCGTTCTCCCGAGGGCGCGCGCTGTCGGGGTAAAGCCTCTTCTCGAGCTGCCCACCGAAGCGGTTTACGTCATGGCGGGCAATGTCCGCATCGAACAGGTGGTCACTAATCTTCTGCTCAATGCGCTTGATGCTCTGGAGACGACGCCCGACCCAAAGATCAGGATCAATCTGGAAAAAATCGGACCCAAGGCGGTGTTTACAGTCACCGATAACGGCACAGGGATCAAAGACGCCGACTTGCCTCGGGTCGCAGATCCTTTCTTTTCCACAAAGCAGACAGGCGAAGGTCTCGGTCTTGGGCTATCTATTTGCAGGGTAATCCTTGCCGATTTCTCGGGAGAGCTTGATATTCACTCCATAGAGCAATCGGGAACTCAGGTTACGGTGACACTCCCTCTTGCCACGCAGGAGAACGAAACTGCATGA